The following coding sequences lie in one Notolabrus celidotus isolate fNotCel1 chromosome 6, fNotCel1.pri, whole genome shotgun sequence genomic window:
- the LOC117814695 gene encoding peroxisomal succinyl-coenzyme A thioesterase-like, producing MLTRIVQCQVFVSGLCNKLNPGRSRRLTWRRTQLQGVQTFRMQNSQCCVKLSVQPSRGLVDEKFTVLVQNTLPGFPLTIHALHQSDDGHTWEAFGHYTANNTGTVNVLEDPSLGGTYSGVEQMGLLWSLRAVPGSKPWLRLRKMNIQTPMEFTISVYQGHQTEGFNDQVPLAGVVVERWYMAPGVRRVPITEDGLTATLFLPSGPGPFPGLIDLWGGGGQLVEYRAALLASHGIAALALDYLTPKVTLETGKMVENDYFEKAYRVLQQHPQILGSRIAMLGLSFGTSITFKVAAYSEVIKLRCAVCVSGSHVQPVDGSVKQILAYFNKNSDKTRFNEESQVIWRDLLLPIPTDPAFKVDMGRIKCPLMLVVGEDDQNWPAPDSAVDIKEMMEKAGNSHLLTLLSYPDTGHLIEPPYTPHFRASMFKTVDTQQKMVVLWGGETVAHSRAQEDAWRKILVFLRENLYGGTNPSAASFSHL from the exons ATGTTGACACGGATTGTTCAGTGTCAGGTGTTTGTTTCCGGGCTCTGTAACAAGTTAAACCCGGGGAGATCCAGGAGACTCACCTGGAGGAGAACACAGCTTCAAG GCGTTCAAACCTTCAGGATGCAGAACAGTCAGTGTTGCGTGAAGCTGTCAGTCCAGCCGTCCAGAGGACTCGTGGATGAGAAGTTCACCGTCTTGGTCCAGAACACGCTGCCTGGTTTCCCGCTGACCATCCACGCGCTCCATCAGAGTGATGACGGACACACCTGGGAGGCCTTCGGTCACTACACCGCCAACAACACCGGGACTGTAAACG TTTTAGAGGATCCCAGTCTGGGCGGGACATATTCTGGCGTTGAACAGATGGGTCTCCTGTGGAGCCTCAGAGCAGTTCCAGGCAGCAAACCGTGGCTCAG GTTGAGAAAGATGAACATCCAGACCCCCATGGAGTTCACCATCTCTGTGTACCAGGGTCACCAGACTGAGGGCTTCAACGATCAGGTGCCGCTGGCTGGTGTCGTCGTGGAGCGCTGGTACATGGCACCAGGGGTCCGTAGGGTCCCGATTACAGAGGATGGACTCACTGCAACCCTCTTCCTGCCCTCAG GACCCGGACCTTTCCCTGGCCTCATTGACCTATGGGGGGGGGGAGGGCAGCTGGTGGAGTACCGTGCAGCTCTTCTGGCCTCCCATGGCATCGCCGCCCTGGCCCTCGACTACTTGACTCCTAAAGTCACGTTGGAAACTGGAAAGATGGTTGAGAACGATTACTTTGAG AAGGCCTACAGAGTCTTGCAGCAGCACCCTCAAATCCTCGGCAGCAGGATTGCAATGCTGGGTCTGTCTTTTGGGACCTCTATCACCTTCAAAGTGGCTGCTTACTCTGAAGTTATAAAG CTTAgatgtgcagtgtgtgtcagCGGGAGTCATGTGCAGCCAGTTGACGGATCTGTGAAACAAATACTGGCTTACTTCAACAA AAACTCTGACAAGACACGCTTCAACGAGGAGAGCCAGGTGATCTGGCGAGATCTGCTGCTGCCGATCCCCACCGACCCGGCGTTCAAAGTAGAC ATGGGACGGATCAAGTGTCCTCTGATGCTGGTTGTAGGTGAGGACGATCAGAACTGGCCCGCGCCAGATTCTGCAGTAGAC aTAAAAGAGATGATGGAGAAAGCAGGGAACAGCCACCTGCTGACCCTGCTGTCGTACCCAGACACCGGTCACCTGATCGAGCCGCCGTACACGCCGCACTTCCGAGCCAGCATGTTCAAAACAGTGGACACACAACAGAAGA tggtGGTTCTGTGGGGCGGAGAGACGGTGGCACATTCTCGCGCTCAGGAAGACGCCTGGAGGAAGATTTTGGTGTTTCTGAGGGAGAATCTGTACGGCGGTACAAACCCGAGTGCAGCTTCATTTTCCCACCTTTGA
- the LOC117814694 gene encoding kelch repeat and BTB domain-containing protein 13, protein MSFSCRIFNSVMSANGSEAETDSSCDGADGRHASGPVSAKLTVVVGSTHFSEEKMFLVQSCDYFRALYRSGMKECRQEEIHLNGLRARGFLIALAVLRGEKPALDGDDIVEAIECAAFLQAASLTTHLINLIDSDNCLLMFHTAATFGLMDLYHAAALFIRSMYTDLEAEVKKSLPSELISYVESLTPSVFAAVGAHVTCVGDETVHAASRTVCYLDETGNSWKVLTDLPLQASTSMAGVTVLDNKLYIVGGVHGLHKQVVDACFCYDVKDDSWSRISSPAQRRYNFSLVGVGDRLYAVGGEYERTVMSSVEMYDVTTERWEFAAHLPRPAAGAACTKAMSRIFVCLWKPMETTEIYEYISRKDEWRLITTLIRHQSYGHCMVGHRDNLYVMRNGPSDDFLRCLMDCYSLSSGQWSSLPGHFANSKGALFTAVVRGDSVFTLNRSMTQEFAVDSKNWKPRRQMKGFPRSGSVWTFMLQLPDALTLK, encoded by the coding sequence ATGTCATTTTCATGCCGGATCTTTAACTCTGTGATGTCAGCAAACGGAAGTGAAGCAGAAACCGACAGCAGCTGTGACGGTGCAGACGGAAGACACGCCTCTGGTCCTGTATCGGCTAAACTAACGGTTGTGGTTGGAAGCACTCACTTCTCTGAGGAGAAGATGTTCCTCGTTCAGAGCTGTGACTACTTCCGGGCTCTGTACCGCTCTGGGATGAAGGAGTGTCGGCAGGAAGAAATCCACCTCAACGGTCTGCGTGCCCGGGGCTTCCTTATCGCCTTGGCGGTGCTTCGAGGTGAGAAGCCCGCCCTGGATGGAGACGATATCGTCGAAGCTATTGAGTGTGCTGCTTTCTTGCAGGCGGCGTCGCTCACCACGCATCTCATCAACCTCATCGACTCTGACAACTGTTTGCTGATGTTTCACACCGCTGCGACCTTTGGCCTCATGGACCTTTACCACGCTGCTGCGCTCTTCATCCGCAGCATGTACACCGACCTGGAGGCGGAGGTGAAGAAATCCTTACCATCAGAGCTGATCTCCTATGTGGAGTCTTTGACCCCGAGTGTCTTCGCAGCTGTGGGGGCCCATGTGACCTGCGTTGGGGATGAAACTGTCCACGCTGCCTCCAGGACCGTCTGCTACCTGGACGAAACCGGGAACAGCTGGAAGGTGTTGACAGACCTTCCTCTTCAGGCCAGCACCTCCATGGCTGGAGTGACTGTTCTCGACAACAAACTCTACATAGTCGGAGGAGTTCACGGACTGCACAAACAAGTCGTTGACGCTTGTTTCTGCTACGACGTGAAAGACGACAGCTGGAGCAGGATCTCCAGTCCGGCACAGCGGCGATACAACTTCAGCCTTGTGGGTGTGGGCGATCGTCTTTACGCCGTTGGAGGAGAGTATGAGCGGACAGTGATGTCGTCCGTGGAAATGTACGACGTGACGACTGAAAGGTGGGAGTTTGCTGCGCACTTACCTCgacctgcagcaggagcagcgTGCACCAAAGCAATGAGCAggatctttgtgtgtttgtggaagcCAATGGAGACCACAGAGATCTACGAGTACATCTCAAGGAAAGACGAGTGGCGGCTTATTACGACGTTGATCAGGCACCAGAGCTACGGCCACTGCATGGTCGGCCACAGAGACAACCTGTACGTCATGAGGAACGGGCCGTCGGACGACTTCCTGAGATGCCTGATGGACTGTTACAGTCTGAGCTCTGGTCAGTGGTCGTCTCTGCCTGGACACTTTGCAAACAGCAAAGGTGCTCTGTTCACGGCCGTGGTGAGAGGCGACTCTGTGTTCACGCTGAACAGGAGCATGACTCAGGAGTTCGCCGTGGACAGTAAAAACTGGAAGCCCCGGCGTCAGATGAAGGGTTTCCCCAGAAGTGGATCTGTTTGGACGTTTATGCTCCAGCTGCCGGACGCTCTCACGCTGAAGTAa